In Castanea sativa cultivar Marrone di Chiusa Pesio chromosome 6, ASM4071231v1, a single window of DNA contains:
- the LOC142641256 gene encoding putative ABC1 protein At2g40090 isoform X2: MATRALWRTGKKLVLVSTALCVGGAGATIATSDDPATALKLFTAVPIRLVRDAITAASIVFDYEYSLWGLDEGSVEKSKVKHEVHLRSARKLEELCFRNGGIYIKLGQHVGQMDYLVPQEYVETLRASMLNRCPVSSYDQVCQVIKKELGESPDKIFSEFDPTPIASASLAQVHVARTIDGQKVAVKVQHTHMTDTAAADHATVDMIVNTIHRFFPSFDYRWLVDEMRESVPKELDFLVEAQNSEKCLDNFRKQSPHIADYVYAPKVYWNLSTSKLLTMEFMDGAHVNDVKTIQRLGIQPKEVAKLVSQAFAEMMFKHGFVHCDPHAANLLVRPLPSSKRSILGKRKPQLIILDHGLYKELDFHTRANYAALWKALIFADATAIKENCVKLGAGEDLYALFAGILTMRPWNKVVDPSVDHLVIKSNDGDRSELQMYASQYFPQISELLRRLPRVILLMLKTNDCLRAVNSSLELSHSCSFSLVSIVSHSSWQSF; this comes from the exons ATGGCCACGCGAGCCCTGTGGCGCACCGGAAAGAAGCTCGTGTTGGTCTCCACCGCCTTATGTGTCGGTGGCGCCGGCGCCACTATAGCCACGTCGGACGATCCGGCGACGGCGCTGAAGCTCTTCACCGCCGTCCCTATCCGCCTCGTACGCGACGCCATCACCGCCGCCTCCATCGTCTTCG ATTATGAATATTCACTGTGGGGACTGGATGAAGGAAGTGTTGAGAAATCAAAAGTGAAGCACGAGGTTCATCTCAGGTCGGCGCGTAAACTTGAAGAGCTTTGTTTTAGAAATGGTGGAATTTATATCAAACTAGGTCAACATGTTGGTCAAATG GATTACTTGGTACCTCAGGAGTACGTCGAGACATTGAGGGCGTCTATGTTGAATAGATGTCCAGTTTCCTCATATGATCAAGTGTGCCAAGTGATCAAGAAAGAGCTTGGAGAGTCACCAGATAAA ATTTTTTCTGAATTTGATCCTACTCCAATAGCAAGCGCTTCCCTTGCACAAGTTCATGTTGCTCGCACAATTGATGGCCAGAAAGTTGCTGTGAAG GTTCAGCACACTCACATGACCGATACTGCGGCTGCAGATCATGCCACTGTGGATATGATTGTGAACACCATACATcgattttttccttcttttgattATAG GTGGTTGGTTGATGAAATGCGTGAAAGTGTACCCAAG GAACTGGATTTTTTAGTTGAGGCACAAAACAGTGAGAAATGCTTGGACAACTTCCGGAAGCAATCTCCTCATATTGCGGACTATGTATATGCACCAAAGGTGTATTGGAATTTAAGTACCTCAAAGTTGTTAACCATGGAATTTATGGATGGTGCACACGTAAATGATGTGAAGACCATTCAAAGACTTGGGATTCAACCAAAGGAAGTTGCAAAATTA GTTAGTCAAGCTTTTGCTGAGATGATGTTCAAACATGGGTTTGTGCATTGTGACCCCCATGCAGCCAACTTGCTAGTTCGCCCTTTGCCTTCCAGCAAAAGGAGCATTCTGG gaaaaagaaaaccacAGTTGATAATTCTAGACCATGGGTTGTATAAAGAACTTGACTTCCATACAAGAGCCAACTATGCTGCACTTTGGAAG GCATTAATATTCGCTGATGCTACTGCAATAAAGGAAAATTGTGTGAAATTGGGTGCTGGGGAGGATCTATATGCACTATTTGCAGGAATTCTTACTATGAGGCCATGGAATAAGGTTGTTGATCCATCTGTTGATCATTTGGTCATAAAAAGCAATGATGGTGACCGTTCAGAACTACAG ATGTATGCTTCTCAGTATTTCCCTCAAATCTCAGAACTCCTGCGGAGACTGCCGCGTGTAATTCTGTTAATGCTGAAGACAAATGATTGTTTACGAGCAGTTAACAGTTCTCTG GAGCTTAGTCATAGTTGCAGTTTTTCTCTGGTCAGCATTGTTAGTCACAGTTCATGGCAGTCTTTTTGA
- the LOC142641256 gene encoding putative ABC1 protein At2g40090 isoform X1 yields MATRALWRTGKKLVLVSTALCVGGAGATIATSDDPATALKLFTAVPIRLVRDAITAASIVFDYEYSLWGLDEGSVEKSKVKHEVHLRSARKLEELCFRNGGIYIKLGQHVGQMDYLVPQEYVETLRASMLNRCPVSSYDQVCQVIKKELGESPDKIFSEFDPTPIASASLAQVHVARTIDGQKVAVKVQHTHMTDTAAADHATVDMIVNTIHRFFPSFDYRWLVDEMRESVPKELDFLVEAQNSEKCLDNFRKQSPHIADYVYAPKVYWNLSTSKLLTMEFMDGAHVNDVKTIQRLGIQPKEVAKLVSQAFAEMMFKHGFVHCDPHAANLLVRPLPSSKRSILGKRKPQLIILDHGLYKELDFHTRANYAALWKALIFADATAIKENCVKLGAGEDLYALFAGILTMRPWNKVVDPSVDHLVIKSNDGDRSELQMYASQYFPQISELLRRLPRVILLMLKTNDCLRAVNSSLLQASSLQTFLIIGKVSSEAVIEAKSFQNKSLLCWLNVFLDEILLGIRLFGMQMALWLLQLRKSLAWR; encoded by the exons ATGGCCACGCGAGCCCTGTGGCGCACCGGAAAGAAGCTCGTGTTGGTCTCCACCGCCTTATGTGTCGGTGGCGCCGGCGCCACTATAGCCACGTCGGACGATCCGGCGACGGCGCTGAAGCTCTTCACCGCCGTCCCTATCCGCCTCGTACGCGACGCCATCACCGCCGCCTCCATCGTCTTCG ATTATGAATATTCACTGTGGGGACTGGATGAAGGAAGTGTTGAGAAATCAAAAGTGAAGCACGAGGTTCATCTCAGGTCGGCGCGTAAACTTGAAGAGCTTTGTTTTAGAAATGGTGGAATTTATATCAAACTAGGTCAACATGTTGGTCAAATG GATTACTTGGTACCTCAGGAGTACGTCGAGACATTGAGGGCGTCTATGTTGAATAGATGTCCAGTTTCCTCATATGATCAAGTGTGCCAAGTGATCAAGAAAGAGCTTGGAGAGTCACCAGATAAA ATTTTTTCTGAATTTGATCCTACTCCAATAGCAAGCGCTTCCCTTGCACAAGTTCATGTTGCTCGCACAATTGATGGCCAGAAAGTTGCTGTGAAG GTTCAGCACACTCACATGACCGATACTGCGGCTGCAGATCATGCCACTGTGGATATGATTGTGAACACCATACATcgattttttccttcttttgattATAG GTGGTTGGTTGATGAAATGCGTGAAAGTGTACCCAAG GAACTGGATTTTTTAGTTGAGGCACAAAACAGTGAGAAATGCTTGGACAACTTCCGGAAGCAATCTCCTCATATTGCGGACTATGTATATGCACCAAAGGTGTATTGGAATTTAAGTACCTCAAAGTTGTTAACCATGGAATTTATGGATGGTGCACACGTAAATGATGTGAAGACCATTCAAAGACTTGGGATTCAACCAAAGGAAGTTGCAAAATTA GTTAGTCAAGCTTTTGCTGAGATGATGTTCAAACATGGGTTTGTGCATTGTGACCCCCATGCAGCCAACTTGCTAGTTCGCCCTTTGCCTTCCAGCAAAAGGAGCATTCTGG gaaaaagaaaaccacAGTTGATAATTCTAGACCATGGGTTGTATAAAGAACTTGACTTCCATACAAGAGCCAACTATGCTGCACTTTGGAAG GCATTAATATTCGCTGATGCTACTGCAATAAAGGAAAATTGTGTGAAATTGGGTGCTGGGGAGGATCTATATGCACTATTTGCAGGAATTCTTACTATGAGGCCATGGAATAAGGTTGTTGATCCATCTGTTGATCATTTGGTCATAAAAAGCAATGATGGTGACCGTTCAGAACTACAG ATGTATGCTTCTCAGTATTTCCCTCAAATCTCAGAACTCCTGCGGAGACTGCCGCGTGTAATTCTGTTAATGCTGAAGACAAATGATTGTTTACGAGCAGTTAACAGTTCTCTG TTGCAGGCATCTTCTCTTCAGACATTCCTAATCATTGGAAAGGTCTCATCTGAGGCAGTCATTGAGGCGAAATCgtttcaaaataaatcattatTATGTTGGTTGAATGTCTTTTTGGATGAAATCTTGTTGGGAATTCGACTCTTTGGAATGCAGATGGCTTTGTGGCTTTTACAACTCAGGAAGTCTCTTGCTTGGCGATAA
- the LOC142638876 gene encoding GDSL esterase/lipase CPRD49-like: MVGPTRPQFVLFGSSIVQLSFSHGGWGAILSDIYARKADILLRGYFGWNSRRALQVLDQVFPKDAAIQPSLVIAYFGGNDSMGPHPSGLGPHVPLPEYIESMRKIVIHLQSLSEETRIILLSCPPVNEEKIRGNISQFLSELVRTNELCQRYSDACVKLGQEMGVKVVDLFTALQKRDDWMDACFTDGIHLSAEGSKIVVEEILKVIKEADWEPCLHWKSIPTEFAEDSPYDLVAADGKTTLNPSEWTFYREHHWD, translated from the exons ATGGTGGGACCAACTAGGCCTCAGTTCGTTCTCTTTGGATCCTCCATTGTCCAACTTAGCTTCAGCCATGGCGGTTGGGGTGCCATTCTTTCTGACATTTATGCTCGCAAa GCAGACATATTGTTGCGAGGCTACTTTGGGTGGAACTCACGACGTGCTCTCCAGGTCCTTGATCAAGTTTTTCCAAAG GATGCTGCCATACAGCCCTCTTTGGTGATAGCTTATTTTGGTGGTAATGATTCAATGGGGCCTCACCCCTCTGGCCTAGGCCCTCATGTACCACTTCCTGAATATATTGAGAGCATGAGAAAGATTGTGATTCATCTCCAG AGCCTTTCAGAGGAAACTCGCATCATTTTATTAAGTTGTCCTCCAGTCAATGAGGAAAAGATTCGTGGAAACATAAG TCAATTTTTGAGCGAGCTAGTTAGAACAAATGAGTTATGCCAAAGATACTCAGATGCCTGTGTAAAGCTTGGCCAAGAAATGGGTGTGAAGGTTGTTGATCTTTTTACTGCACTTCAGAAAAGAGATGATTGGATGGATGCTTGCTTCAC agatGGGATTCATTTATCAGCTGAAGGGAGCAAGATAGTTGTTGAAGAGATACTAAAGGTGATCAAGGAAGCTGACTGGGAGCCATGTCTACACTGGAAGTCCATACCAACTGAATTTGCAGAGGATTCACCATATGATCTTGTTGCCGCTGATGGAAAGACAACATTAAATCCCTCAGAATGGACTTTCTACAGGGAGCATCACTGGGACTAG